The sequence below is a genomic window from Calditrichota bacterium.
GACTATCTCGAGGGAGCCAGTCCGGAAGAGATTGCGGTCCGCTACCCCACACTGACGTTGGAGCAGGTGTACGCGACGATTACCTACTACCTGCACAACAAGAATAAGGTAGACGAGTATCTGGCGAAGTGGCGAGCGCATGGCGAACAAGCCTGGCTGGAGCAGCAACGCAATCCATCC
It includes:
- a CDS encoding DUF433 domain-containing protein yields the protein MELESYFEFVSPEDIRIKGTRVGIETVLDDYLEGASPEEIAVRYPTLTLEQVYATITYYLHNKNKVDEYLAKWRAHGEQAWLEQQRNPS